A single genomic interval of Gemmatimonadetes bacterium SCN 70-22 harbors:
- a CDS encoding transaldolase, which yields MSTPLRALHAAGQSVWLDYIDRAMLRNGALERLIRDDALMGMTSNPTIFEKALAEGKEYDEQIAAVTGDLSPWELFELLETDDVRAACDLFAGVYRDSNGLDGYVSIEVSPGVANDAQATVEEAQRLWATVGRPNVMVKVPGTVHGAMAARRLMADGINVNFTLLFAIDAHARVIDAYLGGLEDRHAAGHAIDHVASVASFFVSRVDTEVDKRLNAIAASAPEALRDGILALRGRAAVANARLAYRLFTQKFAGERWERLRAAGARVQRPLWASTSSKNPAYRDVLYVEALIGPDTINTMPPVTMEAFRDHGVTARTVDADWTAAEQLFHDLAQAGVHLQEVTDKLLVDGLASFQKSFDSLLEGLERKASALGKSLVRS from the coding sequence ATGTCCACCCCCCTCCGCGCCCTTCATGCCGCCGGCCAGTCCGTCTGGCTCGACTACATCGACCGCGCCATGCTGCGAAACGGGGCGCTCGAGCGCCTGATTCGCGACGATGCGCTGATGGGGATGACCTCCAACCCCACGATCTTCGAGAAGGCGCTGGCCGAAGGGAAGGAGTACGACGAGCAGATCGCCGCGGTCACGGGTGACCTCTCGCCGTGGGAGCTGTTCGAGCTCTTGGAGACGGACGATGTCCGCGCGGCATGCGACCTCTTTGCCGGCGTCTACCGCGATTCCAACGGGCTCGACGGCTACGTCTCGATCGAAGTCTCGCCGGGGGTGGCCAACGACGCACAGGCGACGGTGGAGGAGGCGCAACGCCTGTGGGCCACGGTGGGGCGGCCGAACGTGATGGTGAAGGTTCCGGGCACCGTGCACGGGGCGATGGCTGCGCGCCGCCTGATGGCCGACGGGATCAACGTCAACTTCACCCTCCTCTTCGCGATCGACGCGCACGCGCGGGTCATCGACGCCTACCTCGGCGGTCTCGAGGATCGCCATGCTGCGGGACACGCCATCGACCACGTCGCTTCGGTCGCGTCGTTCTTCGTCAGCCGGGTGGACACCGAGGTCGACAAGCGCCTGAACGCGATCGCCGCCAGCGCCCCGGAGGCGCTGCGCGACGGGATCCTCGCCCTGCGCGGCCGCGCCGCGGTCGCCAACGCGAGGCTCGCGTATCGCCTCTTCACCCAGAAGTTCGCCGGCGAGCGCTGGGAGCGCCTGCGCGCGGCGGGGGCGCGGGTGCAGCGCCCGCTCTGGGCCAGCACCAGTTCGAAGAACCCCGCCTACCGCGACGTGCTGTACGTGGAGGCGCTCATCGGTCCCGACACGATCAACACGATGCCGCCCGTCACGATGGAGGCGTTCCGCGACCATGGCGTGACGGCCCGCACCGTCGACGCGGACTGGACGGCCGCCGAGCAGCTCTTCCACGACCTGGCGCAGGCCGGCGTGCACCTTCAGGAGGTCACCGACAAGCTCCTGGTCGATGGACTCGCCTCGTTCCAGAAGTCGTTCGACTCGCTGCTCGAGGGGCTCGAGCGCAAGGCCTCGGCGCTCGGCAAGTCGCTGGTGCGGAGCTGA